tttgtgtatatgtgcTATTTTAAGCTAAGCTCGGAATATACTTTATAAAAGAACTTCGTTAAACTGACTGTGACATTGttgataatgaaatttaaagtttctttctctagAACTCTAAGTGATataagttatatacatataatgattttttaataattttttgtcttGTACAGTTTAACCACTTGTGAAgctgatataaaatttttttaatattttatgtgcaaatgaggaaaatataaaaaaacttaTACCATTAAATATATTGCTGATATTTTTGTCAATACACACTCAttcttaaaaaacaaaatattaataaaaaaaatttgattatatcTGTAATGAAACGCATCTATATTATTTGCAATTTCTGAGCTTAGCTTCTAGATCGTTAAGTTTCATTGCAGAAAGAATATCATCtggatattaatatatttcaatgttatttctttttttttttgcaatagtatgatgaaataaaatatctcgGTTTCGTTTACTCTttctaaaatcaaattttacaatgcacatatataatttcaatggaTATATCCTAAAGAATCGGACTGCCTTTCCAAGTGGATAATTATACAGTGATTttgtacaaataaataaattaaagagtaatatttcaaatgatatcatgtttgttattttaaattgCAAATAGCGTATATAGAACTCAACAAAAGccattgtgtgtgtgtaatataatgaaatatgagAATATTGTTAGTTATTTGTACAATAAAAGTGTTTCACCTTTATTATTCatcatataacattttttcttgtatttgtATCTGTATTACAATCAATAATGCTCCAAAATTTTCACTATGGCAACGATAATCAATGTATATCAAAGTCCATTATTGTGTGATGGAATAACctactttattttctatattaaaaatttatagcaTTTATCTAAACTATGATATTCTGTAAAAATTTGTCAAGTTTATAAAGATTATGTTTAGTTCACATTTTTCCAGAGatcataataaaagtattgaaTATATGCAATActtgttaaattttaattaacatttattaataagaataaattgacacataaataaaaattaagatgccaaaaaaaaaacgtggacctagagataaaaagagtaaaaaaagtcCCTGgttaaatgaaagagaaacattattttatgaaCAACAAATTTTGGACAATAATAGACAATTAGCACGGTATGATATACAATATCCGTATAATTACAAAActacataaaattatattatatgcttgatatatgtaaatattacagACTGCGAACTACTAATGAAGAACTTGAGCATGAAGTTAAAACTATAAAACAACAGTTTACAAAACTTGAAGAAGATCGTTCAGATATCGTAGCATATTTAAAACGTAATTTAacagaaaaaattgaagaggCACGTGAATTAAATGAACGAATATCTGCTTTAGAAGAATTGCGAAAAAATGAATTAGCttcatttaagaaaaaagaagcagcAATGGAACTTGAATATCGCACTATGGAAAGTAACTTAAGTGCAGAAGTCAAACTGGCGGGTagatacattaataaataataaagtaaaatcaatgagtttattatttcatttatatttgtcaattaattgattttatttaaaaaaaatatttatgataatgtaCTTTCATGTGTAGattcaattttgttttatcaaaattatattacaaattaatatatatagatatatcaataattgaaGAAAACAATATACTATGTTCTGATACTTGAACTATTTGTTAATAGCTGGAAAATTAAATGCATTAGAAGATTGGAGAATAGCACGACTTGATTTAATGCATAAATTTGAAGTACAGGAGCAACaattaaaagaacaagaagaaagacaTAAAAAGGCCCTCCATGCTgctgaaaaagaattaatcatTGGAAAGGCtaagtaatttaaatattttcatatttattgattctaaaataacatctattttaaagatgattttactttctttcaatTAGTTTATCTTTAAATAACCTATTATGgtcaataaaatttaaataacaaatatttttttcattataaaagaatGCAAAAAGAAATGGAGGAACGGTTAAATGAATTGGCTGAAAAGTTTAGAGAAGCAACCAATATTCGTATAGCAGATACTACTCACAGAGCAGTTAGAGAAAACATTGCATTAAATCAAGAATTAGATATAATGCTGGAAGTTTGCCGTGAACTACATTCTAGTACTATGGATTATAAAGAAGCAGTTAAGATGTTAAAATTACAAGCTGATTTATTTGaagcagaaaaaaatatcactttaaataaaacaattaagcAAAagcatataattaataatcttgcACAAGATTGTAATGACATGACTGATGAATATGTGAAACTAAAAAgattcaattattatcttcttaatCATACAGCAATAttagaagaatataaagagagatcTATTACAGCTGAAAAAAAAGTTCGCATTCTAGAACAACATTTACAACAAactaaaaaaagtaaaactcAAATATTAGCAGAAATTTACTCTAAACAACAAGAATTTGATAATCTAAATCAGATATTACAAGAAGCTAAACAATGTATAATGGAAGCATTACAGGTAAACAAATAAACTTAAATTACtgaaatcatttcttttgATTACTTTTACATTGActttaaatatcttattatagttacaagAAAAATTGTCTGCAGAAGATGTATGCAGTTCTTGTTATGTTGATCTTAAAGAACAAGtactttcttctcttattaatatattaaaaaagcaaTCCATTCCTAGTATATCGTCTCATCATATAAGTCAACAggtacataattattatatttctaattatataaaataagtcataatatgatttctttttaaaatgtacatataatgTGCTTTGTATTGTAACTTATTGATATGATATTATTGAATTActaattacataaaaatatatttaggaAGAAGACATAGAATGTCACTATGAAAAAGGTAGTTTGGGTTTAATGCAAACCACAGTCGAAGTAAGAGAGGATCAACAAGGAGAGGATGAATttgtagaaacaaaaaaagaagaaaaaaaggaatcttTATCTGTGCATGAGAAAATACCATCTTGTTTATTAAATGATGATAGTTCTGATATAATCTCACCATCATCATCCATAAATCATGttcatgaaataatttaaaatatatcaatgttatcttatatatttatacttatatttatatttacatttatatacaacgtgcatatacatgtgtacacacacacacacacacgcgcgcgcgcgcacgcacacatacaaatGTATCTCtgtatattattacttatttacaCTGTTATAAAGATCtgtattcattttaattgtatatataatataaatagctttaatatatatatatatataaaaagtttaaaaaatttggaagttttattttcttttaaaaaaagttTGTCAAAAATGGtattttttcgagaaaatagtttatacataaaaataaagcttttttaTAGCCATCTTTTGGAAGAACATCTGTACTAATAGTAAGATGTAACTTTTCGCGTTACTGCGcatttatatcaaattttgGCGCGTAGCATGCATTTGTTTTTAACTTCGTAACCTTGttttcttgttcctttatTAGATGCACGAGAAGGTCTTAGTtgaatcattaattaattcgtgttaaattattttattttgttagttagtgttataaaagaaaattgttaaaatgaCATCATTACGAAATACAGGAAAGTTTcgaatggataaaaaaaatatcaaaaatgatcaaaaagatattaatcctGAGTCTGGTGCTACTTCGGAGtaaattttttccctttatatatatcattttttatatattcataatgaatctttttcattatattcttttttttttagagaaagTTCAGTAGGAagattaaatcaaattaatgaaaatataagagTGGATATTCTGTATGGATTTCACACAGTTactgatataaaagaaagagttggatttttaattaatatgcatattgtaatatatgcatatatataattgtttaatattttttaagtaaaGTATCAGTTtatgttattgataatgtataTCTTTATTTGTAGACAGAAATTAGAGAAGATGACAAACGCTTATTAAGTGGCGTAGACTACTATTTCTTAGAAGAGGATTGTACCagatttaaaatttcattaccATATCGTCcatatttctatatcttatGTCGTAAAGATACTTTAGAAGAAGtttctacttttttatataagaaatataatggtCGTGTTGTTAAAATTGAACCTATTAGTAAAGAAGATTTAGATTTAGTAAGGCGttactatttattataataaatttaaacaaatagatatttatctatctgataatatatcttttcattgaaaaaataaatataaactttgtttcatttttatagcCTAATCATTTAATCGgtttgaaacaaaaatatttgaaattgtattttgaaaatacaGTTGATTTAACGAAAGTAAGACGTGAAATAATGAGCGCCGTTAGAGtaaataaggaaagagaaaaaagtcgtACTTATTACACAGATATGTTGTCTAATGTTTTGAATCCAACTGAAGAACAAAAGGGAAAACAGATTGTAGACCATATGGAAAATATACTTGATATCAGGTATAAatgtcatatttatatttggatTAGTTgcttgattttttattataattaaatattttacaaagggAATATGATGTACCGCATCATCAACGAGTATCCATTGATGCTGGTATATTTTGTGGTGCTTGGTATTCTGTTAAAAGTAAAGGATCTGAACCAGCTATTATTACAAGAAGGAATGATATTATTGAACCTCCAGATCCAATTGTATTGGCATATGATATTGAAACAACAAAACTTCCATTAAAATTTCCAGATGCTAGTACAGATCAAATTATGATGATATCATATATGATAGATGGACaggtattaattttatctacaacattattataaatcagatatatattatatgtaatcaTAAAAggatgaattttttatatgctATGTTTTTAGggatatttaataacaaatagagaaataatttcagAAGATATAGAAGACTTTGAATATACGCCAAAGCCAGAATTTGAGggtttatttacaatttataatgAACCCAATGAAAAAGcaacaataaagaaattttttgatCATATCAATGATGTCAAACCACATATTTTTGTCACATACAATGGTGACTTTTTTGATTGGCCTTTTGTGGAAGCAAGAGCAGCTGTTCATAACATGACAATGAAAGATAGAATTGGTTTTACAAAAAATCGTGAAGGAGTTTACTCTAGTAGACCAGCTATACATATGGATTGTTTGAGGTATATATATGACATTGTTActcttgtttattttatcaaatttaattaatactttatttttGCAGCTGGGTGCGACGTGATTCTTATCTTCCTGTTGGATCACAAGGTTTAAAAGCTGTTACAAAAGCAAAGCTTCGATATGATCCAGTTGAATTAGATCCTGAAGAAATGTGTAGACTAGCAGTTGAAGAACCACAAACTCTTGCGAGTTATTCTGTATCTGATGCAGTAGCAacctattatttatatcaaaaatacgTGCATCCATTTATATTTGCGTTATCTACTATTATTCCCTTGGAACCTGATGaggtttataaaatatttttacaactttaaaaatatatataaataaataacaaattttatgttttattattatgttatataggTACTTAGAAAAGGTAGTGGAACTCTTTGCGAATCTCTTCTTATGGTAGAGGCCTTTAAAGCTAATATCATATTCCCtaataaagaagaagcagaGCTGAATAAGTTAACTAAGCATGGTCATGTATTAGATCAAGAAACATATGTAGGTGGTCATGTAGAAGCATTGGAAAGTGGGGTATTTCGAGCAGATATTCCATGCCATTTTAAAATAGTACCAAACatgataaatgaattaatgaacGGAGTTGAAAGTGCTTTAAAATATGCaatacaagaagaagaaaaagtaccAATGGATATGATAACTAATTTTGATGATATTGTgacagagataaaaaataagttaCAATCTCTGAAGGATCATCCTTTGAGACTTGAAAATCCTGTGATATATCATTTGGATGTTGGTGCAATGTatccaaatattattttaactaaCCGACTGCAGCCTTCTGCTATGGTTAATGAATTTGACTGTGCTGCATGTGATTACAACAAACCTGGAGCTCtttgtaaaagagaaatgaaatggATGTGGAGGGGAGAATATTGTaagtaaacaaaatataataaattaaaaaataagatattttagaataaattattaaaaatttgttctcttttcttttcctaatttttttgtaattccAAATATTAGCTAGCTTTTGTTtgcttatttaattttatttttgttatttagtGGCTGCTAACATTGGTGAATATCAAAGAATTCAACAGCAacttgaaatagaaaaattcccTCCATTCTTTCCTGGAGGTTCTCAAAGAGCATTTCATCAATTGTCTAAAAAAGAACAAGCagcttttgaaaaaaaaagacttacAGAATACTCTAAGAAAGTATACAAAAAGGCCAAAATCACAAGTATGGAAGAGAGAACTCAAATTATctgtcaaaaagaaaattctttctatGTAGATACTGTACGAGCATTCAGAGATAGACGATATGAATATAAGGCACTAACCAAAGTTGCTAAACAGCAAGTAACAGCAGCTACAGCACAGGGTGATGCAGCTGATATTAAATCTGCCAAAAATAGAGAAGTTTTATATGATTCTTTACAGTTAGCTCATAAATGTATTCTCAATTCTTTCTATGGCTATGTCATGAGAAAAGGGTATATATCATTTGtatgtttaaatttattttttaatagtttaaattcttaatctttatttaaagtgattgttttttttacatttattttctttttatttgattactttatatttaatagatcACGGTGGCATAGCATGGAAATGGGTGGTATTGTATGCTATACAGGAgctaatattatcatgaaagcCAGAGAAATCATAGAACAAGTTGGTCGACCATTAGAATTAGATACAGATGGTATTTGGTGTGTGTTGCCTGCATCATTCCCAGATAGTGTGATTGTTCATACTACTCACCCAAAAAAATCGAAACTTACTATTTCTTATCCTAATGCTATTCTCAACTATATGGtgaaagtatgttaaaaataatcattattttatatttttaagttttcatatatatgtgtttatatatatatatatatatatatatataaaatttgtaataaataggAAAAATTCACTAATTATGTATATCATGAACTTGTGGATtctgaaaatatgaaatatgaaataagacatgagaattcaattttttttgaagTCGATGGACCATATTTAGCTATGGTATTGCCAGcagcaaaagaagaaggaaagaaattaaaaaaacgatatGCAGTATTTAATTTTGACGGTAGTTTGGCAGAGTTGAAAGGTTTTGAGGTCAAAAGAAGAGGtgaattagaattaattaaaaattttcaatcttcTGTTTTTGAATCATTTTTGCACGGTAAAACACTGGAGGAATGTTATGCATCTGTTGCTAAAGTGGCCAATCATTGGCTTGATATTCTTTTTAGCAAGGTAAAAATTACTTTACTAGTAATCGCACATACACGCATATGTACACAGATATCTTTTATAACATTGTGTGTTATCTAATttccaaaatatatattatttagtgTGCAAATATACCTGATATGGATTTATATGAACTTATAACTGAAAATAAATCTATGTCACGTAAATTAGAAGAATATGGGCAACAAAAGTCAATATCAATTACAACTGCTAAAAGATTGGCTGAATTTTTAGGAGATGAAATGCTCAAGGATGCAGGTTTAGCATGTAAATCTGTTATAGCTATAAAACCTGTTGGTGCACCTGTTACAGAACGgtctcataattattatttttttatattatttttatatttgagtacataaaaaatcaaatataattaaatagagaTTCATATTTGtactaaatttattatatcatttgattatatttaaatattatagggCTGTGCCTTTGGCCATATTTCAAGCAGATCCAGCAGTGAAGAAACATTATTTACGAAAATGGTTAAAAGATTCAAGTATACAAGATGATGATATACGTCAAATATTGGATTGGGGTTATTACATTGAAAGGCTTGGAAGTGCTATACAGAAAATTATAACTATACCAGCAGCTATGCAAGGGGTAtgcatacaaaaatatttaaaaaatattaaaatgaaattaaatttgttaagtaatttgtttcttttagcTTGCAAATCCAGTTCCAAGAGTCAAACATCCAGACTGGTTGCATAAAAAAGTAATGGAGAAGAATGCAATTCATAAGCAAAAACAGATTActgatttctttaataaaacaaatacatctagtgacgaaaataacgatagtaatgcgAACGTTGCAGAATCTTGTGACATAGAAGATTTAgcaggtaaaaaagaaagttttaaaGTACCTATTGcaaatgttataaaaagaaaaagaagaaacagtgaagaggaagaagataatattaaaaataaaagttggaaagaaatattaggtGCACCACCTCCTAGAGGAACTACAAaagtatattcatataattaaattaattattactgaGTTTTTCCTCCtattaaaatctatttatttatatttaactatATTTAACAGGAGGAACGCTTAAAGTGGTTGgaatttcataaaaagaaatggcAATTTCAAGCTAAACAAAGAGGACAAcatgttaagaaaaaaagtaaaatggcAGACAATGATAATGAATCTAGTTTTGGTGTAATAAGAAATCCTCAATCTTCAACAACATTATCGGGCTTCTTACGACGTgcgcaaaaaaaaatacttcagACGCCATGGCAAATTGTTgaagtatataaatttctctttttcataattCTTTTTGTGCGTATTAcagaatttaattttacttatgATTAACAGTTGACACCAACAAATGAACCTGGCATGTTTCGATTGTGGATAATGGTAGATGATGATTTGCAAAGAGTGCGTCTTATAGTACCAcgtattttttatgtaaatagtCGTGAAGTAAGACCTGATCCTGGTCCAAATCAATTATGGAAAAAGTGTTCCAGAATCTTACCAAGATCGCGCAGAgtatataatctttatcaaTATTCAGTACCAGAAGCATTGTACCAACAACATAATCAGtaagatataataacaaatcaatatacatataatcacgttaatatacaatacaattgaatattatgatcgtatatttttttaaagaggTTTAATATCGGATTTAACTAAGCCATATATTGAAGGAATTTATGAAACTCAAATGTCATTAGAATTTAGAGCTATACTTCAATTAGGATGTGTGTGTATCGTGGATCCAAAGTCAAGAAGAAAGATACCAGATGGATCTGATACGTTTTTATTAGaacaattacaatttaaaaGTATTGCTGTACAACCTTATCTCCAACAGgtagtaaaattatataaaaattttgaattatatatataaaaatgttattttaaatattttaaattaatgtattttcatttaatattataaaaatttttattttagtggGAATCAatgaatcatatatttttatatcatcatTGGAGCGCAAATCATCAAAAATCCTTATGGGGACTATTTCTAAGTGCAAGTAAACGAgcacatatatttatcttgGATTCAGTTTCATCTAATCAAATGCCAAACCTAAATGCATTATATACacatgaaaagaatataacgtaagcttatataatctataataaagtataaagaaataatttttttgtattgtcattattataataatgttaaatatatttatagtgtAGAGAAAATTGGACAGGATAAAGTGAAAACATTACCTGATACAATGAAATTTGTAGTTAAAGTAGAAACAAATTTCCAGCAAATGTGTAGAGTATTACAAGCAGCTTTACAagcatataaaaatgaaaatcatgGTAATACAGTTGTAATCTTGCAAACAGCAACAGGTAAGTagtttatcaatttatttatttcttacataaacatatcatttattaatacacttcatttaattattcatgaCTCGCATATTTACATAGATAGAGCAACTTTAACTGCAGAAATGCCTTTACTTCATGAATTCCCATTAATTAATACACATGTTCGTGATGTTGAAAACTTATATCATACAATGGAATGGCAAAAATTAGGTGCTAAAATGATGATAagacattatttaaaaattcaacaaATATTAGAGTTAATGGTAGAACAATGCAGATTCTTTCATGTTCCTATTGGAAATATACCAGCTGATCCAACTCTTTTTGGAGCAGATTTATTTTATGCTAGACATTTACAGAAAAATAACTTTATATTATGGTGTTCTCCAACTGAGAAACCTGACCTTGGTGGTAATGAAAATGATGACAGCaggtaatctttattatatttttctgattaataactaataattaataatataaatatt
This Vespa crabro chromosome 7, iyVesCrab1.2, whole genome shotgun sequence DNA region includes the following protein-coding sequences:
- the LOC124425346 gene encoding DNA polymerase epsilon catalytic subunit 1 isoform X1 translates to MTSLRNTGKFRMDKKNIKNDQKDINPESGATSEESSVGRLNQINENIRVDILYGFHTVTDIKERVGFLINMHITEIREDDKRLLSGVDYYFLEEDCTRFKISLPYRPYFYILCRKDTLEEVSTFLYKKYNGRVVKIEPISKEDLDLPNHLIGLKQKYLKLYFENTVDLTKVRREIMSAVRVNKEREKSRTYYTDMLSNVLNPTEEQKGKQIVDHMENILDIREYDVPHHQRVSIDAGIFCGAWYSVKSKGSEPAIITRRNDIIEPPDPIVLAYDIETTKLPLKFPDASTDQIMMISYMIDGQGYLITNREIISEDIEDFEYTPKPEFEGLFTIYNEPNEKATIKKFFDHINDVKPHIFVTYNGDFFDWPFVEARAAVHNMTMKDRIGFTKNREGVYSSRPAIHMDCLSWVRRDSYLPVGSQGLKAVTKAKLRYDPVELDPEEMCRLAVEEPQTLASYSVSDAVATYYLYQKYVHPFIFALSTIIPLEPDEVLRKGSGTLCESLLMVEAFKANIIFPNKEEAELNKLTKHGHVLDQETYVGGHVEALESGVFRADIPCHFKIVPNMINELMNGVESALKYAIQEEEKVPMDMITNFDDIVTEIKNKLQSLKDHPLRLENPVIYHLDVGAMYPNIILTNRLQPSAMVNEFDCAACDYNKPGALCKREMKWMWRGEYLAANIGEYQRIQQQLEIEKFPPFFPGGSQRAFHQLSKKEQAAFEKKRLTEYSKKVYKKAKITSMEERTQIICQKENSFYVDTVRAFRDRRYEYKALTKVAKQQVTAATAQGDAADIKSAKNREVLYDSLQLAHKCILNSFYGYVMRKGSRWHSMEMGGIVCYTGANIIMKAREIIEQVGRPLELDTDGIWCVLPASFPDSVIVHTTHPKKSKLTISYPNAILNYMVKEKFTNYVYHELVDSENMKYEIRHENSIFFEVDGPYLAMVLPAAKEEGKKLKKRYAVFNFDGSLAELKGFEVKRRGELELIKNFQSSVFESFLHGKTLEECYASVAKVANHWLDILFSKCANIPDMDLYELITENKSMSRKLEEYGQQKSISITTAKRLAEFLGDEMLKDAGLACKSVIAIKPVGAPVTERAVPLAIFQADPAVKKHYLRKWLKDSSIQDDDIRQILDWGYYIERLGSAIQKIITIPAAMQGLANPVPRVKHPDWLHKKVMEKNAIHKQKQITDFFNKTNTSSDENNDSNANVAESCDIEDLAGKKESFKVPIANVIKRKRRNSEEEEDNIKNKSWKEILGAPPPRGTTKEERLKWLEFHKKKWQFQAKQRGQHVKKKSKMADNDNESSFGVIRNPQSSTTLSGFLRRAQKKILQTPWQIVELTPTNEPGMFRLWIMVDDDLQRVRLIVPRIFYVNSREVRPDPGPNQLWKKCSRILPRSRRVYNLYQYSVPEALYQQHNQGLISDLTKPYIEGIYETQMSLEFRAILQLGCVCIVDPKSRRKIPDGSDTFLLEQLQFKSIAVQPYLQQWESMNHIFLYHHWSANHQKSLWGLFLSASKRAHIFILDSVSSNQMPNLNALYTHEKNITVEKIGQDKVKTLPDTMKFVVKVETNFQQMCRVLQAALQAYKNENHGNTVVILQTATDRATLTAEMPLLHEFPLINTHVRDVENLYHTMEWQKLGAKMMIRHYLKIQQILELMVEQCRFFHVPIGNIPADPTLFGADLFYARHLQKNNFILWCSPTEKPDLGGNENDDSRLLSAFEESTSCIINNAATYSSVCVELDIESLAVNTLLQHHNVHIIDGTNTFVAFSNIQKASLQEMVTGDTPIASIPSYDETTLCSPAFKILQIMVNAWLRDVTVYKNVFADYQIIHFYRWLRSPNALLYDPALYRILCNYMKKLFIQLIAAFKNLGCIIVFANFNKIIVCTKKRTLSDALGYVEFVVTTIRDKELFHSIEMTSEQCWEYLIWLDLHNYAGIRGKIQKITDENTTQADDNCGTKDNTPSSSTADNDDNDDDTPEIVMNWNLASYLPKEVACQSTFNAIIAGYISATYQHICTNEETSDNLLHKKRTDCSQDFIAPLGLGALENTADFAKKLISGEMSQKLFQIIQKIHKKMPEKVLTSQEHPDLNLDGKDNKTINPALELIKAVCKVLSLDKELENEVYNLQTNLLRLIRVGGFGDDVEWKDPCISLILPEIICKGCNHTRDIDLCKDTYVHVENNKCMWKCPLCETIYDNKEIEFLLINILNRKSMAYILQDLQCSKCLEIKRGNMDERCTCGGDFKTLVCAKEIAQYAKKCKSIANKCQMSILAEMVNKTGLLPCEV
- the LOC124425346 gene encoding DNA polymerase epsilon catalytic subunit 1 isoform X2, giving the protein MTSLRNTGKFRMDKKNIKNDQKDINPESGATSEESSVGRLNQINENIRVDILYGFHTVTDIKERVGFLINMHITEIREDDKRLLSGVDYYFLEEDCTRFKISLPYRPYFYILCRKDTLEEVSTFLYKKYNGRVVKIEPISKEDLDLPNHLIGLKQKYLKLYFENTVDLTKVRREIMSAVRVNKEREKSRTYYTDMLSNVLNPTEEQKGKQIVDHMENILDIREYDVPHHQRVSIDAGIFCGAWYSVKSKGSEPAIITRRNDIIEPPDPIVLAYDIETTKLPLKFPDASTDQIMMISYMIDGQGYLITNREIISEDIEDFEYTPKPEFEGLFTIYNEPNEKATIKKFFDHINDVKPHIFVTYNGDFFDWPFVEARAAVHNMTMKDRIGFTKNREGVYSSRPAIHMDCLSWVRRDSYLPVGSQGLKAVTKAKLRYDPVELDPEEMCRLAVEEPQTLASYSVSDAVATYYLYQKYVHPFIFALSTIIPLEPDEVLRKGSGTLCESLLMVEAFKANIIFPNKEEAELNKLTKHGHVLDQETYVGGHVEALESGVFRADIPCHFKIVPNMINELMNGVESALKYAIQEEEKVPMDMITNFDDIVTEIKNKLQSLKDHPLRLENPVIYHLDVGAMYPNIILTNRLQPSAMVNEFDCAACDYNKPGALCKREMKWMWRGEYLAANIGEYQRIQQQLEIEKFPPFFPGGSQRAFHQLSKKEQAAFEKKRLTEYSKKVYKKAKITSMEERTQIICQKENSFYVDTVRAFRDRRYEYKALTKVAKQQVTAATAQGDAADIKSAKNREVLYDSLQLAHKCILNSFYGYVMRKGSRWHSMEMGGIVCYTGANIIMKAREIIEQVGRPLELDTDGIWCVLPASFPDSVIVHTTHPKKSKLTISYPNAILNYMVKEKFTNYVYHELVDSENMKYEIRHENSIFFEVDGPYLAMVLPAAKEEGKKLKKRYAVFNFDGSLAELKGFEVKRRGELELIKNFQSSVFESFLHGKTLEECYASVAKVANHWLDILFSKCANIPDMDLYELITENKSMSRKLEEYGQQKSISITTAKRLAEFLGDEMLKDAGLACKSVIAIKPVGAPVTERAVPLAIFQADPAVKKHYLRKWLKDSSIQDDDIRQILDWGYYIERLGSAIQKIITIPAAMQGLANPVPRVKHPDWLHKKVMEKNAIHKQKQITDFFNKTNTSSDENNDSNANVAESCDIEDLAGKKESFKVPIANVIKRKRRNSEEEEDNIKNKSWKEILGAPPPRGTTKEERLKWLEFHKKKWQFQAKQRGQHVKKKSKMADNDNESSFGVIRNPQSSTTLSGFLRRAQKKILQTPWQIVELTPTNEPGMFRLWIMVDDDLQRVRLIVPRIFYVNSREVRPDPGPNQLWKKCSRILPRSRRVYNLYQYSVPEALYQQHNQGLISDLTKPYIEGIYETQMSLEFRAILQLGCVCIVDPKSRRKIPDGSDTFLLEQLQFKSIAVQPYLQQWESMNHIFLYHHWSANHQKSLWGLFLSASKRAHIFILDSVSSNQMPNLNALYTHEKNITVEKIGQDKVKTLPDTMKFVVKVETNFQQMCRVLQAALQAYKNENHGNTVVILQTATDRATLTAEMPLLHEFPLINTHVRDVENLYHTMEWQKLGAKMMIRHYLKIQQILELMVEQCRFFHVPIGNIPADPTLFGADLFYARHLQKNNFILWCSPTEKPDLGGNENDDSRLLSAFEESTSCIINNAATYSSVCVELDIESLAVNTLLQHHNVHIIDGTNTFVAFSNIQKASLQEMVTGDTPIASIPSYDETTLCSPAFKILQIMVNAWLRDVTVYKNVFADYQIIHFYRWLRSPNALLYDPALYRILCNYMKKLFIQLIAAFKNLGCIIVFANFNKIIVCTKKRTLSDALGYVEFVVTTIRDKELFHSIEMTSEQCWEYLIWLDLHNYAGIRGKIQKITDENTTQADDNCGTKDNTPSSSTADNDDNDDDTPEIVMNWNLASYLPKEVACQSTFNAIIAGYISATYQHICTNEETSDNLLHKKRTDCSQDFIAPLGLGALENTADFAKKLISGEMSQKLFQIIQKIHKKMPEKVLTSQEHPDLNLDGKDNKTINPALELIKAVCKVLSLDKELENEVYNLQTNLLRLIRVGGFGDDVEWKDPCISLILPEIICKGCNHTRDIDLCKDTYVHVENNKCMWKCPLCETIYDNKEIEFLLINILNRKSMAYILQDLQCSKCLEIKRGNMDERCTCGGDFKTLVCAKEIAQYAKKCWSSYTTYQ